From the Micromonospora echinofusca genome, the window GTGCACCAGCAGGTGCTCGACGAACTGCGGGGCCCGCGCCAGCAGTTCGCCGTCGGGGGCCACGATCATCGAGTCGCCCTCGAAGACCAGCTCGTCCTGGCCGCCGACCATGTTGACGTACGCGATCATCGCCCCGGCCTCGGCGGCCCGGCGCTGGACCAGCGGCAGCCGGACGTCGTCCTTGTTCAGCTCGTACGGCGAGCCGTTGACGCACAGGACCAGGCCGACGCCGGCCTGGCGGGCGGCGGCGAACGGACCGCCGGCCTGCCACAGGTCCTCGCAGATGGTCAGCGCCACGTCCACCCCGCCCACGCGCACGACGCTCAGGGCGTCGCCGGGCAGGAAGTAGCGGTCCTCGTCGAAGACGCCGTAGTTGGGCAGGTGGTGCTTGAAGTAGGTGGCGACGATCCGGCCGTGGTGCAGCAGGGCAGCCGCGTTGCGGGCCCCGCGTCCGGGCTCGGCGTCGCCGCTGACCTGCGGCGGGCCGTCGGCGTCCAGGTAACCGACCAGCACCGGCAGCGCGCCCAGCCCGTCGGCGTCGAGATCGGCGGCGAGGCGTTGCAGCGCGGCCTTCGACGCGGCGACGAAGGACCGGCGGAAGACCAGGTCCTCGACCGGATAGCCGGTCAGCATCATCTCCGGGAACGCGACGATCTGGGCGCCGGCGTCGGCGGCCCGGCGGGTCCAGTCACGGACCAGGCCGGAGTTGCCGGCGAGGTCGCCGACGGTCGGGTTGACCTGGCACAGGGCGAGACGCAGGGTGGGCATGTCCTCATCTTGCCCCAGCCGGCCGGACCCGACACGGCGGGCGGCGAGCCACGGCGCGAGCCACGGGACAGGGCGGGACGCCAGCCGGCCGGTCGCGTAACGTCGGCGTAACGAGGCGGGTGGACACTGGTCGGTCAGGCCGGGTCAGCCCCGGCCGCAGGTGCGCAACGGTGTCGCGAGGGGTGGAAGTGGACCGTCAGCAGGAGTTCGTCCTCCGTACGCTGGAAGAGCGGGACATCCGGTTCGTCCGGCTGTGGTTCACCGACGTGCTGGGCACGCTCAAGAGCGTGTCGGTGGCCCCCGCCGAGCTGGAGGCGGCCTTCGAGGAGGGCATCGGGTTCGACGGCTCGGCGATCGAGGGCTTCGCCCGGGTCTTCGAGTCCGACATGGTGGCCATGCCCGACCCGACCACCTTCCAGGTCTTCCCCTTCGAGGGCGGGGCCAGCGGCGAGAGCGCCCGGATGTTCTGCGACATCCTGCTGCCCGACGGGGGCCCGTCCTGGGCCGACCCGCGCCACGTGCTGCGCCGGGCGCTGTCGAAGGCCGCCGAGAAGGGCTTCACCTTCTACACCCACCCCGAGATCGAGTTCTTCCTGCTCGAGAACGGTCCGCTGGACGGCTCGGTGCCGATCCCGGTCGACACCGGCGGCTACTTCGAGCACACCACCCACGCCGTGGCGCGCGACTTCCGCCGCCAGGCCGTGCTGGCGCTGGAGCGCATCGGCATCTCGGTGGAGTTCAGCCACCACGAGGTGGCCCCCGGCCAGCAGGAGATCGACCTGCGCTACGCCGACGCGCTCACCACGGCCGACAACATCATGACCTTCCGGCACGTGGTCAAGGAGGTGGCGCTCTCCACCGGCGTGCAGGCCACCTTCATGCCGAAGCCGTTCACCGACCAGCCGGGCAGCGGCATGCACACCCACCTGTCGCTGTTCGAGGGGGAGCGCAACGCGTTCCACGACGCCGGCGACCCGATGAAGCTGTCCAAGGTGGCCCGGGCGTTCATCGCCGGGCTGCTGGTGCACGCCCGGGAGTACACGGCCGTCACCAACCAGTGGGTCAACTCCTACAAGCGGCTGTTCCCGCAGGCGCTGCCGGACCGGGTGACCGAGAGCCCTGCGTACGTCTGCTGGGGTCACCTGAACCGGTCCGCGCTGGTCCGGGTCCCCGCCTACGGCAAGCCGAACTCGGCCCGGGTGGAGGTCCGCTCGCCGGACTCGGCGGCGAACCCCTACCTGGCCTTCGCGGTGCTGCTCGGCGCCGGGATGAAGGGCATCGAGGAGGGCTACGAGCTGCCGCCGGGCGCGGAGGACGACGTGTGGTCGCTGACCAGCGCCGAGCGTCGGGCGATGGGCTACGAACCGCTGCCGGAGAACCTCGCCGAGGCGATCGACGTGATGGCCGGCTCCGAGCTGGTCGCCGAGGTGCTCGGCGAGCACGTCTTCGACTTCTTCCTGCGCAACAAGCGGGCCGAGTGGGAGCAGTACCGCCGCGAGGTCACCCCCTACGAGCGGCAGCGCTACCTGTCGCTGTAGGGCGAGGGCTGCCGTGCTGGCGCGGTGCCGCTATCGTCTCGGTCACCGCGCCGGCATCCCCGCCGGGCGCAGAGTTCGGGAGGCAGTCGGTGCTGGAAGACCTGCTCAGCGGAGCATGGCAGAGCGTGGTGTTCGGGGTCGTCGGGGTGGCCCTGATGGCGGCCGGGTTCGGGCTGGTCGACATGCTCACTCCGGGCAGGCTGCGGGAGCTGATCTGGGTACGCCGCAACGGCAACGCCGCGCTGCTGCTCGCCGCCAACCAGCTCGGCATCGCCGGCATCGTGTTCACCGCGATCCTGACCAGCTACAGCGACTTCGCCAAGGGCCTCGCCTCGACGGTGGTCTTCGGCCTGGTCGGCCTGGCCATCATGGCGCTGGCGTTCTTCGTGCTGGACCTGCTCACCCCGGGCAGGCTCGGCGAGATCATCTGCTCGGACGAGCCGCACCCGGCGGCCCGGGTCAGCGCCGCCACGCACTTCGGCGCCGCGCTGATCGTCTGCGCCTGCATCGCCTGAGCCGCTCCCGTCACACCCCGGTCGTAGGTTGCGGGGGTGAACCGGACGGACCGTCTCTACGCCCTGGTCGAGGAGCTGCGCGCCGTGTCGCCACGGCCGCGCAGCGCCCGCTGGCTCGCCGACCGCTTCGAGGTGAGCACCCGCACGATCGAGCGTGACATCGGCGCCCTCCAGGAATCGGGCGTGCCGATCTGGGCCGAGCCGGGCCGCACCGGCGGCTACGCGCTCGACCGGGCCCGCACCCTGCCACCGGTCAACCTCACCCCCGTCGAGGCGGTCGCCATGGCGGTGGCGTTGCACCGGATGCGCGGCACGCCGTTCGCCGCCGCAGCCGGCACCGCCCTGCGCAAGCTGATCTCCGTGATGCCCGCCGCCGACGCCGACGAGGCGCACCGGCTCGCCGCCCGGGTGCACCTGATCGGCGACGGGCCGGTGGCGCCCGTCCCGGCCGCCGTCGCCGACGCGGTGCGCGCGCGCCGCGTGCTGCGCATCCGCTACGCCGACCGCGCGGGCGCCGGCTCGCTGCGCGACGTGGAGCCGCTGGGCTACCTCGGCAACCCTCGGCACTGGTATCTGCTGGGCTGGTGCCGGCTGCGCGGCGGCATCCGCGCCTTCCGCACCGACCGGATCACCTCGGTGACGACCCTGGCGGAGCGGGTGCCGGAACGCGAGCTGGCCGCCGACGACCTCGACATCCCCACGGAGCGGGTCCGCCGGCTCAGCCTGGTCTGACCATGGGACAGCGCGGCCCTCCCGTGCAGGGCATGCTGTCCCTTCCGCATGTTCCCGCAGGAGGTCGCCACGTGCCCGACGCGCTCAGCTACGCCGACGCCGTTCGCCTGCTCGGCGGGGAGAAGAGCCGGGTCGTCGACTGGTTCGACAAGCTGACCGGCTGGTCGCTGCTCGGCGCCTCCGCAGCCGGCGCGCCGGACGCGTTGGGCATCTTCGACGCGAAGGCGGAGTTCGTCCGGCTCGGCCACGAACTGGTGCGCGGCGTGTCCGAGAAGCGCTCCGGGCTGTCCCGGTACGGCCGCACGCAGCGCCTGGAGGCGGCGCACGCGGTGCTCGCGGTCACCGCCCTCTTCGAGGTCCTGAACGAGATCGACCTGCCCTTCGACGTGGCGAGCGCCCGGATCAGCAAGGCCGAGCAGTTGTCGTTGGCCGGCTCAGGAGCGGTGCACGAGGCGGCCCTCACCGACGCGTTCTTCGGCACCGCTGCGCCGCTGCCCGGTCCGCAACTGCCCTATCCCGCGTTCCGCCATGCCCTGGTCGCCTACTACGACGGGCTCGTCGGCCGGCTGCTGCACCTCCTGCGCGGCCTGGCCGTGTGGGAGGCCGCCGAGGAATGGCGGCGCCAGGCGACGGAGGAGGGGCTGCTCGGGCTGCCCCGCGCCGCCGTCGACCGGCACCGCGATCTGCTGACCCAGCTCGCGGTGGACTTCGTCGAGGTGTCGTTCTGGGTCGGCCTGCACGAGCACGAGGCGACCCGGACGCAGGTCCGCGCCCTCTCGGCGGGGCTGGACGAGATGCGGCGGACCCTTCTCGCCGTCTCCACGGGACGCCCGCCCGACGACCGCCGGGCGGCGCTCGCCGCGGCGTACACCGCGGAGCTGGGACGGCCCATCATCTCGTCCGGGGACGTGCCGACCGGGCTGACGGTGCCGACGCTCGGGCAGGCGTACGTGCCGCCGCTGTGCCGGATCGAGGAGTTGCCCGCCCACGCGCGACCGAGCGACGAGGCGTGGTGGGACGGGCGGAGGCTGCGTGACGACCTGTGGCAGTCCCTGGTCGTGCACCTCACCTCGCCGAACGCCACCCGCGCCCCGCTGCTGGTGCTCGGCCAGCCGGGCTCCGGCAAGTCGGTGCTGACCCGGGTCCTCGCCGCGCAGCTGCCGGCCGCCGACTTCATGGTGGTGCGGGTGGTGCTGCGGGACGTCCACGCCGCCGGGGAGCTCCAGGACCAGATCGAGCAGGCGGTCCGTAACGACACCGGAGAGCGGGTGGACTGGCCCGGCCTGTCCAGGTCGGCCGGTGACGCCCTGCCGGTCGTGCTGCTCGACGGCTTCGACGAGTTGCTCCAGGCCACCGGGGTCAGCCAGAGCGACTACCTGCGCCGGGTGGCGGCCTTCCAACGGCGCGAGGCCGATCAGGGGCGGCCGGTGGCGGTGATGGTGACCAGCCGTACCAGCGTCGCCGACCGGGCGCAGCCGCCGCCCGGCACGGTGGCGGTGCGACTGGAGCCGTTCGACGGCGAGCGGGTACGGGCCTGGACCGCCACCTGGAACCGGGTCAACGCCGGGGCGTTCAGCGCGCTCGGCGTGCAGCCGCTGGAGCCGGCGACGGTGCTGACCCATCGTGAGCTGGCCGAACAGCCGCTGTTGCTGCTGATGCTGGCGCTCTACGACGCCGAGGGCAACGACCTGCGATCGGCCGGCGAGCTGCGCCGCGGCGAGCTCTACGAGCGTCTGCTGCGCAGCTTCGCCCACCGCGAGGTCATGAAGCACCGGCCGGGCCTGTCCGAGCGGGACCTGGACCGGGCGACGGAGGACGAGCTGCGCAGGTTGTCGATCGTGGCGTTCGGCATGTTCAACCGGGGCGTCCAGTGGGTCACCGAGAACGACTTCGAGTCGGATCTCGCCGCGCTGCCGTTCCTGGGCAGCCGTCCGGCGGCCGTCGCGACCGACGGACACCTGCGTACCCCGCTGCGACCTGCCGAGATCGTCCTGGGCCGCTTCTTCTTCGTGCACCGCTCACAGGCGATGCGGGACGAGACCCGGGTCAGCACCTACGAGTTCCTGCACGCCACCTTCGGTGAGTTCCTGATCGCCCGGACGACCGCGCTGGTGCTGGACGACCTGGCGGCCCGGGAGGCGAGCGCCCTGCTGGGTGCCACGCCGACGGACGACGATCCGCTCCACGCCCTGCTGTCCTTCGCGACACTGACCGGACGCACCCCGATCGTCACCTTCCTCACCGAGATCCTGACGTCGTGGGGCGAAAGCCGGCGGGACGCCGTCGTCGACATGCTGCTGCGCCTGTTCCGGGCGGCGACCGGCCGGCGACCGGTTCGCCGCTTCGAGTCGTATGAGCCTCGGCAGTTGTCGGTTCTGGCGCGCCACGCGGTGTACGGCGTGAACCTGCTCGTGCTGCTGCTCGCCGCGCGCAGGCCACTGCGGGGAAGCGAACTGCACCCGGACAGCGGCGACGTGGTGCCCGGGTGGAACCGGTTGGCTCTCTTCTGGCGTTCCCAGCTCAGCGACAGCGAGTACGCAGGCCTGTTGGGCGTCGTGCGGGTCGAGCGGGCGTGGACGGGAACGCGGCGGGATCTGCTCCTCTCCATCGGGGAGGGCCGCAACGAGTGGCTGCCGCCGGCGGGCGAACCCCGCTGGTTCGGCACCGGCTCCAGGGACGACAGCCATTCGGAGGAGGACGCGGCGGGTTACTACCGGACGACCGACACGGATTCCGCCCTGCTCGCTCGGACCGCGCACTTCGAGTGCGACCCGAATCTCGACACGGCGCTGCACGCGCTGGGCCCGCTGGCCCGCCCGCTCGACGCGCTCGACGGCTTCTGGACCTACACGGACGGCGACCGGTCGGAAGCCCGGCTCCTGCTCGACGTGTCGCTCCTCCCGATCCTCGGCACGGGGGTTCGGGAGCGGGAGCGGGCCTACCAACGCCTGGCGGCCATCGTGGAGGAGCCGGACGAGACACCGCAACTGCCGCTGGCGGGGTTCGTCCTGGACCGGATCTCGACCGACCCCGAGTTGTCCGCCGAGTTCGTCGTCGATGTGCTGCGTCGCCTCCAACAGGACGCGACGTTCGTCGGCTCCCTGCTGGCGTCGGCCGCCCGCTGCGTCCTTGCCTTCCTCGGCCGCGGCCCGCAGACCGATCTCGGGCTCGGTGAGCAGGCCGACGGCCTGATCGCCGGCGCGCAGTGGTTCGCCGCCGCCGGTGGCCGTCGGCTCGACTGGCTGAGCATCGACACCGCAGAGCTGGTGGTCCGCACCTACGAGGCGGGCGTGCGGCGGTATCCCGTATCGGTGGCCGAGGTGGAGAGCTTCCGCACCCGGCACGGTTCCCGCCGCCCCGACCTGGTCGACCGGTTGCGTCCGCTCACCGACCCGACCGGGTAACGGTCGGTTTCGTCGGAAACACCGACAGGACGGTGTCGCGGACGGGGCGGAGGCTGACTCCTGACGGCGTCGGCCGAGCGGCCGGCGCGCGAACGGGAGGCGACACATGTCCACGATCACCAGCGGGGTCAACTGGTTCGAGGTCGGCACCGACCGGCCGGAGGAGACCGGGCGCTTCTACACCGACCTGTTCGGTTGGGCGTTCGGCGAGCAGGGGACGCCGGAGGCGTCGTACCGGGTGACGGAGCCGGGGCCGGCGGGGTCCATCCAGGGCGCGGTCCGGGACACCGGCGGGACGAGCCCGAACTACGCCATCTTCTACGTGCAGGTGGCCGACGTGGCCGACGCCGTCCGGCGGGCGGAGGCGGCGGGCGGCAAGGTGCTGGTGCCGCCGAGGTCCAACGACAACGGGCTCACCTTCGCCCACCTGGCCGACCCGGTCGGCAACCACTTCGGCGTCTACGCCCCGCCGCCGCAGGCCTGAGCAGACCGGGCCGGATCGCCGTCCGCCCCGGCCGGATCGCCGGGGCGGACGGCGTACGTCACCTGCCGGCCGGTCCGCCGTGCCCGCCCCGGCCACCCGGGCCGGGCAGGACGCCCGCCTCGGCGGCGGCGGTGACGGCGTCGGCCTGCTCCTGGGTGAGCTTGCCGTCCTCGACGGCCTGCGCCAGGCGCTCCTTCATCGCGGCTTGCCGGTCGGCGGAGTCGCCCTTGCCGGGCCGGTCGGCCGGCTTGTGCTCCTCGCGCAGCTTCTCCAGCGCGGCCGTCACCTTGTCGGTGTCGACGCCCAGCTCCGCGGCCAGCTTCTCGGCGAACTCGGCCTGCCGGTCGGTGCGCTGCCGCTCGCGGTCGCCGCCCTCGGTGGCGCCGGTGCTGGCGCTCGGCGTCGGGGTGGCACCGTCGGCGGCGAACGCGACCGTCGGGGCGGCGAGGCCCACGCCGAGTACGCCCGCCGCGGCCAGCCCGGCCAGCAGGTACTTCTTCCTCATGGTGCGGGACATGTCGTCCTCCAGCTCGTCGATGGGTGGTGCGATGACCTCACCGACAGTGACCAGCCGGGCTGGGCGGGAGCCGTGGCGACCCTGTCAGCGAGCTGGCAATCCGGCGGCGCGACCGGACAAACGGGTTGCACCGGCGCGCGGGGGCGGCAAGGGTGTGCGGTCGGTAGGGCCCCGCCGGGGCGGAGCAGGTGACGGAAGGTGACCCTCTTGACGACGTCCGCGAAGATCCGGGAAGTCCCCCTGACCGGGGCCGGCACCGGCCCGTACGGCATCACGGTCGGCCCCGACGGCGCGCTGTGGCTGACGCTGGTCCACGCGGGCGGGATCGCCCGGGTGGGCGCGGACGGCGAGTTGCGCACCTGGCCGGTGGCGCCCGACAGCCGACCGTTGATCATCACGCCGGGCCCCGACGGCGCCCTCTGGTTCACCCGCTCCGGCGACGACCGGATCGGCCGGATCACCACCGGCGGCGAGCTGAGCGCCGTCGAGCTGCCGGCCGGAACCGGCCCCTGCGGCATCGCCGCCGGGCCCGACGGGGCCCTCTGGTACGCGGCGATGAACGCCGACGCGATCGGTCGGGTCACCGTCGACGGGGAGCGGACGCGGTTCCCGCTGCCGGTGAGCGGCGCCTTCGCCTCGATGGTCGCCACCGGGCCCGACGAGGCCGTCTGGTTCACGCTCAACCAGGCGAACGCGGTGGGCCGGATCGACATGGCCGGCGAGGTGACCCTGCACGCGCTGCCGACCGAGGGGGCCGCGCCGGTCGGCATCACCGCCGGCGTCGACGGGGCGCTGTGGTTCGTCGAGATCGGC encodes:
- the glnA gene encoding type I glutamate--ammonia ligase, with translation MDRQQEFVLRTLEERDIRFVRLWFTDVLGTLKSVSVAPAELEAAFEEGIGFDGSAIEGFARVFESDMVAMPDPTTFQVFPFEGGASGESARMFCDILLPDGGPSWADPRHVLRRALSKAAEKGFTFYTHPEIEFFLLENGPLDGSVPIPVDTGGYFEHTTHAVARDFRRQAVLALERIGISVEFSHHEVAPGQQEIDLRYADALTTADNIMTFRHVVKEVALSTGVQATFMPKPFTDQPGSGMHTHLSLFEGERNAFHDAGDPMKLSKVARAFIAGLLVHAREYTAVTNQWVNSYKRLFPQALPDRVTESPAYVCWGHLNRSALVRVPAYGKPNSARVEVRSPDSAANPYLAFAVLLGAGMKGIEEGYELPPGAEDDVWSLTSAERRAMGYEPLPENLAEAIDVMAGSELVAEVLGEHVFDFFLRNKRAEWEQYRREVTPYERQRYLSL
- a CDS encoding DUF350 domain-containing protein yields the protein MLEDLLSGAWQSVVFGVVGVALMAAGFGLVDMLTPGRLRELIWVRRNGNAALLLAANQLGIAGIVFTAILTSYSDFAKGLASTVVFGLVGLAIMALAFFVLDLLTPGRLGEIICSDEPHPAARVSAATHFGAALIVCACIA
- a CDS encoding helix-turn-helix transcriptional regulator, translating into MNRTDRLYALVEELRAVSPRPRSARWLADRFEVSTRTIERDIGALQESGVPIWAEPGRTGGYALDRARTLPPVNLTPVEAVAMAVALHRMRGTPFAAAAGTALRKLISVMPAADADEAHRLAARVHLIGDGPVAPVPAAVADAVRARRVLRIRYADRAGAGSLRDVEPLGYLGNPRHWYLLGWCRLRGGIRAFRTDRITSVTTLAERVPERELAADDLDIPTERVRRLSLV
- a CDS encoding NACHT domain-containing protein → MPDALSYADAVRLLGGEKSRVVDWFDKLTGWSLLGASAAGAPDALGIFDAKAEFVRLGHELVRGVSEKRSGLSRYGRTQRLEAAHAVLAVTALFEVLNEIDLPFDVASARISKAEQLSLAGSGAVHEAALTDAFFGTAAPLPGPQLPYPAFRHALVAYYDGLVGRLLHLLRGLAVWEAAEEWRRQATEEGLLGLPRAAVDRHRDLLTQLAVDFVEVSFWVGLHEHEATRTQVRALSAGLDEMRRTLLAVSTGRPPDDRRAALAAAYTAELGRPIISSGDVPTGLTVPTLGQAYVPPLCRIEELPAHARPSDEAWWDGRRLRDDLWQSLVVHLTSPNATRAPLLVLGQPGSGKSVLTRVLAAQLPAADFMVVRVVLRDVHAAGELQDQIEQAVRNDTGERVDWPGLSRSAGDALPVVLLDGFDELLQATGVSQSDYLRRVAAFQRREADQGRPVAVMVTSRTSVADRAQPPPGTVAVRLEPFDGERVRAWTATWNRVNAGAFSALGVQPLEPATVLTHRELAEQPLLLLMLALYDAEGNDLRSAGELRRGELYERLLRSFAHREVMKHRPGLSERDLDRATEDELRRLSIVAFGMFNRGVQWVTENDFESDLAALPFLGSRPAAVATDGHLRTPLRPAEIVLGRFFFVHRSQAMRDETRVSTYEFLHATFGEFLIARTTALVLDDLAAREASALLGATPTDDDPLHALLSFATLTGRTPIVTFLTEILTSWGESRRDAVVDMLLRLFRAATGRRPVRRFESYEPRQLSVLARHAVYGVNLLVLLLAARRPLRGSELHPDSGDVVPGWNRLALFWRSQLSDSEYAGLLGVVRVERAWTGTRRDLLLSIGEGRNEWLPPAGEPRWFGTGSRDDSHSEEDAAGYYRTTDTDSALLARTAHFECDPNLDTALHALGPLARPLDALDGFWTYTDGDRSEARLLLDVSLLPILGTGVRERERAYQRLAAIVEEPDETPQLPLAGFVLDRISTDPELSAEFVVDVLRRLQQDATFVGSLLASAARCVLAFLGRGPQTDLGLGEQADGLIAGAQWFAAAGGRRLDWLSIDTAELVVRTYEAGVRRYPVSVAEVESFRTRHGSRRPDLVDRLRPLTDPTG
- a CDS encoding VOC family protein; the protein is MSTITSGVNWFEVGTDRPEETGRFYTDLFGWAFGEQGTPEASYRVTEPGPAGSIQGAVRDTGGTSPNYAIFYVQVADVADAVRRAEAAGGKVLVPPRSNDNGLTFAHLADPVGNHFGVYAPPPQA
- a CDS encoding Vgb family protein, translating into MTTSAKIREVPLTGAGTGPYGITVGPDGALWLTLVHAGGIARVGADGELRTWPVAPDSRPLIITPGPDGALWFTRSGDDRIGRITTGGELSAVELPAGTGPCGIAAGPDGALWYAAMNADAIGRVTVDGERTRFPLPVSGAFASMVATGPDEAVWFTLNQANAVGRIDMAGEVTLHALPTEGAAPVGITAGVDGALWFVEIGAGQLGRITPDGRITEYPLPDRSARPHAIVADPAGGCWYTEWGGNRIGHVAPDGTITTHDLPTPASEPHGLTVALDATVWVALETGTLAHLIP